One genomic segment of Erythrolamprus reginae isolate rEryReg1 chromosome 2, rEryReg1.hap1, whole genome shotgun sequence includes these proteins:
- the STX10 gene encoding syntaxin-10 isoform X2, whose protein sequence is MSLEDPFFVVKGEVQKAVTTAQGLYQRWGQLLQETQIVNKEELNWTTNELRNTLRSIEWDLEDLEETICIVESNPQKFTIAPSEVAARRSFVTEMRESVKEMQDHMSDPAAQSFVERNNRELVDDGDRCGLLSAEKVSAAASHILEEQQLHQKLIIEEQDEQLELVSGSISVLKHMSGRVGEELDEQTIYWRQISLGPYFPNVEYAFWGTVPSLRSQICNKKNILKIPQNGANYC, encoded by the exons AGAAGTTCAGAAAGCAGTGACTACAGCCCAGGGTCTTTATCAACGTTGGGGCCAGCTGCTCCAGGAGACCCAAATTGTGAACAAGGAGGAGCTGAACTGGACTACAAATGAATTACGCAACACCTTGCGCAGCATCGAGTGGGACTTGGAGGATTTGGAAGAAACCATTT GCATTGTGGAGTCAAACCCGCAAAAGTTTACCATTGCGCCATCTGAGGTTGCAGCACGGCGTTCTTTTGTCACAGAGATGCGGGAATCGGTCAAG gaaatGCAGGATCACATGTCGGACCCAGCGGCCCAGTCCTTTGTGGAGAGGAACAACCGAGAG CTGGTGGATGACGGGGACCGCTGTGGACTGTTGAGTGCAGAAAAGGTGTCAGCAGCTGCTTCACATATTTTGGAAGAGCAGCAGTTGCACCAGAAG TTGATCATTGAAGAGCAAGATGAACAGTTGGAGCTGGTCTCTGGCAGCATTTCTGTGCTGAAGCACATGTCGGGGCGGGTTGGAGAGGAACTTGATGAACAAACTAT ATACTGGAGACAAATCAGTTTGGGCCCCTACTTCCCTAATGTAGAATATGCATTTTGGGGTACAGTTCCATCTCTTAGATCCcaaatttgtaataaaaaaaatattttgaaaattccCCAAAACGGAGCAAATTATTGTTAG
- the STX10 gene encoding syntaxin-10 isoform X1 has product MSLEDPFFVVKGEVQKAVTTAQGLYQRWGQLLQETQIVNKEELNWTTNELRNTLRSIEWDLEDLEETICIVESNPQKFTIAPSEVAARRSFVTEMRESVKEMQDHMSDPAAQSFVERNNRELVDDGDRCGLLSAEKVSAAASHILEEQQLHQKLIIEEQDEQLELVSGSISVLKHMSGRVGEELDEQTIMLEDFAHEMDSTQSGIDGVFKKMGRISHAARERHQWCIVCLLIITGVVILILVFALWPSER; this is encoded by the exons AGAAGTTCAGAAAGCAGTGACTACAGCCCAGGGTCTTTATCAACGTTGGGGCCAGCTGCTCCAGGAGACCCAAATTGTGAACAAGGAGGAGCTGAACTGGACTACAAATGAATTACGCAACACCTTGCGCAGCATCGAGTGGGACTTGGAGGATTTGGAAGAAACCATTT GCATTGTGGAGTCAAACCCGCAAAAGTTTACCATTGCGCCATCTGAGGTTGCAGCACGGCGTTCTTTTGTCACAGAGATGCGGGAATCGGTCAAG gaaatGCAGGATCACATGTCGGACCCAGCGGCCCAGTCCTTTGTGGAGAGGAACAACCGAGAG CTGGTGGATGACGGGGACCGCTGTGGACTGTTGAGTGCAGAAAAGGTGTCAGCAGCTGCTTCACATATTTTGGAAGAGCAGCAGTTGCACCAGAAG TTGATCATTGAAGAGCAAGATGAACAGTTGGAGCTGGTCTCTGGCAGCATTTCTGTGCTGAAGCACATGTCGGGGCGGGTTGGAGAGGAACTTGATGAACAAACTAT AATGCTAGAAGACTTTGCTCACGAGATGGACAGCACACAGAGCGGCATAGACGGGGTGTTCAAAAAGATGGGCAGAATCTCCCACGCGGCCCGTG AAAGACATCAGTGGTGCATCGTTTGCCTATTGATCATCACTGGTGTGGTGATACTGATCCTTGTTTTTGCTCTGTGGCCAAGTGAAAGATGA